The Malus domestica chromosome 06, GDT2T_hap1 genome has a segment encoding these proteins:
- the LOC139197191 gene encoding uncharacterized protein — MEKTFTLLHTIVTATVFSAVSGWYGFMFGRESARKELGSLIEDLHGQRPNSDRPPPSPPHASS, encoded by the coding sequence atgGAGAAAACCTTCACACTCCTTCATACAATTGTCACCGCAACCGTCTTCTCTGCTGTTTCCGGCTGGTACGGCTTCATGTTCGGAAGGGAATCTGCTCGCAAAGAACTCGGCAGCTTGATCGAAGACCTTCACGGCCAGCGTCCCAACTCCGATCGCCCACCTCCATCTCCACCTCATGCTTCAAGTTGA